CGCCACGTCCACGCCGTCGAGCAGGATCCGGCCCCCGGCCACCTCGTAGAACCGCATCAGCAGGTTCACCAGCGTCGTCTTCCCCGCCCCCGTCGGGCCGACGATCGCCACCGTCTGGCCCGGGCGGACCGTCAGCGACAGGTCCTCGATCAGCGGTTTCTCCGGGTCGTACGAGAAGGAGACGGACTCGAACGCCACCTCCCCCCGCACCGGCTCCGCCGGGCGGGCCGGGGTGGCGGCGTCCGGCTCCTGCTCGTCCGCGTCCAGCAGCTCGAAGACCCGCTCCGCCGACGCGACACCTGACTGCACCAGGTTCGCCATCGACGCGATCTGCCCCAGCGGCTGGCTGAACTGCCGCGAGTACTGCACGAACGCCTGCACGTCGCCGATCGACAGCGCCCCCGAGGCGACCCGCAGGCCGCCGACGACGGCGACGAGCACGTAGTTGAGGTTGCCTATGCACATCATCGCCGGCTGGATGAGCCCGGAGATGAACTGCGCCCGGTAGCCCGCCCGGAACAGCTCGTCGTTCTCCTTCCGGAACGTCTCCGCCGCCTCCTCCCGGCGGCCGAAGACCTGCACCAGCGAGTGCCCGGTGTACATCTCCTCGATGTGCGCGTTCAGCTTGCCCGTGGACGCCCACTGCGCCACGAACTGCGGCTGCGCCCGCTTGCCGACCCGCGTCGCCACCGTGATCGACAGCGGCACGGTCACCAGCGCGACCAGCGCCAGCAGCGGCGAGATCCAGAACATCACCGCCAGCACCCCCGCGATCGTCAGCAGCGACGTCACGATCTGGCTCATGGTCTGCTGCAGCGACTGCCCGACGTTGTCGATGTCGTTGGTCGTACGGGAGAGGATCTCGCCCCGCTGGTGGCGGTCGAAGTACGACAGCGGCAGCCGCGACAGCTTCGCCTCCACCTCCTCGCGCAGCCGGAAGACCGCCCGCTGCACGACCACGGCCGTCAGCCGCGCCTGGGCGAGCCCGAGGCCCCACGCGGCGGCGTACACCAGGGCCGCCCACAGCAGCGTCCGGCCGACCGCGTCGAAGTCGATGCCGTCGCTGGCGCGGGCGGAGCCGGTGTCGACGCGGTCGCCGTAGACGCCGGCGACGACGAGGTCGGTGGCGTGGCCGAGGAGCTTCGGGCCCGCGACCGTGAGCGCGACGCCGGCGGCGCCGAGGACGAGGATGACGCGGATCAGCGTGCGGTCGGGGCGCAGGGTGCGCAGGAGGCGGACGGCCGAGCCGCGGAAGTCGAGGGAGCGCTCGACGGGCGGGCCGCTGAACATGCGCATGAGCCCGCCGCCACCGGGGCGCGGGCCGGGCGGCGACGGCTGCCGTTTCTCGGGTTCCTTCGCCGGCGCGCTCATGCCGCGGCCTCCTTCTGCGGCGCGCTCATGCCGCCGCTTCTTCCTCGGTGAGCTGGGAGAGCACGATCTCGCGGTACGTCTCGTTCGCCGCCATCAGCTCCGTGTGCGTCCCCGCGCCCGCCACCCGGCCCGCGTCCAGGACCACTATCCGGTCCGCGTCCCGGATCGTCGCGACCCGCTGGGCGACGATCACGACCGTCGCGTCCCCGAGCCGGCGCGCGAGGGCCGCGCGCAGGGCGGCGTCAGTGGCGTAGTCGAGGGCGGAGAAGGAGTCGTCGAAGAGGTAGATGTCGGGGCGGTGCACCAGCGCGCGGGCGATCGCGAGGCGCTGCCGCTGGCCGCCCGAGACGTTCGAGCCGCCCTGCGCGACCGCCGCGTCGAGGCCGCCGTCCATCTCCCGGACGAAGTCCGCGGCCTGCGCGGTGCGCAGCGCGTCCCACAGCTCGTCGTCGGTGGCGTCGGGCTTGCCGTAGCGGAGGTTCGAGGCGACGGTGCCGCTGAAGAGGTACGGCTTCTGCGGTACGTAGCCGATGGCCAGCGCCAGCGCCGCCGGATCCAGGTCCCGTACGTCCACGCCGCCCACCTCGACGCTGCCCCCGGTGGCGTCGAAGAGCCGCGGCACGAGCGCCAGCAGCGTCGACTTGCCGCTGCCGGTGCTGCCGATGACCGCCGTCGTACGCCCCGGCCGGGCCTCCAGGTCGACGTCCTTCAGCACCGGCTCCTCGGCCCCCGGATAGCGGAACCCGACGCCGCGGAGGTCGAGCCGGCCGCGCTCGCGCGGCTCGGCCGCCGCGGGCACCGGGGCGGCGGGCGGGACGACGGACGACTCGGTGTCCAGCACCTCCTGGATCCGCTCGGCGCAGACCTCCGCGCGCGGGATCATCATGAACATGAAGGTGGCCATCATCACGCTGCTGAGGATGTACATGAGGTAGGACAGGAACGCCGTGAGCGCCCCGACGTCCATGGCACCGCTCTCGATGCGCCCGGCCGCGAACCAGACGACGGCGACGCTCGACAGGTTCACCGCGAGCATCGGGGTGGGGAACAGCAGCGCCAGCAGCCGCCCGGCCCGTACGCCCACGTCCCTCAGGTCGGCGTTCGCCGTGCCGAAGCGGCGCTGCTCGTGCCCGTCGCGGACGAAGGCGCGGATGACGCGGATGCCGGTGATCTGCTCGCGCATGATCCGGTTCACCTCGTCGATGCGCTTCTGCATGCTGCGGAAGAGCGGGCGCATGCGGCGCACGATCAGGGCCACGACGACGCCGACCGCGGGCACGACGACGAGCAGCAGGGACGTCAGCGGCACGTCCTGGTTGAGCGCCATGACGATGCCGCCGACGCACATGATCGGCGCCGCGACCATCATCGTGAACGTCATCAGGGCGAGCATCTGGATCTGCTGCACGTCGTTCGTGGTGCGCGTGATGAGCGACGGGGCGCCGAAGCGGGCCATCTCGCGGGCGGAGAAGGACTGCACCCGGTCGAAGACCGAGGCGCGCATGTCCCGGCCGAGGGCGGTGGCCGTACGGGCGCCGAGGAACACGGCGCCGCCGGCCGCGCAGAACTGCACCACGCTGAAGACGATCATCCAGCCGCCGGTGCGCAGGATGTAGCCGTTGTCGCCGGGGATGACGCCGTGGTCGATGATGTCGGCGTTGAGCGTGGGGAGATAGAGCGTCGTCACCGTCGCGACGAGCTGCAGCGCGACGATCCAGCCGAGGTCCCGGCGGTAGGGGCGCAGGTGAGCGCGGAGGATTCGGACGAGCACGTCCGCAGCGTACGTCGAAGGTTGCCCGGGGCGACGAGAATTTCGCCAGGGGCATGATGGGGGTCGGAAGTCGGCGGACGGGGAAGGACGGGACGCCATGGCGGCGAACGGCACCATCCGGTACTGGGCCGCGGCCAAGGCCGCGGCGGGCACCGCGGAGGAGCCCTACGCGGCGGACACGCTGGCCGAAGCGCTGGCCGCGGCCGGTGCGCGGCACGGGGAGGAGCTGACCCGGGTGCTGGCGCGCTGCTCGTTCCTGGTGGACGGACGGGCGGTCGGCAAGCGCGACCACGCGGGGGTGGCGCTGGCGGACGGGGGGACGGTTGAGGTCCTGCCCCCGTTCGCGGGAGGCTAGGCGCACGATGAGCGACCAGAGACACGACCCCACGCCGTGGTCGGCGGCCCCGCCGGCGCCCGCGGGCTGGGCCCCGTACGAGGAACCGCGCGAGGGCGCCGAGGCAGGCGCCCCGGGCGGGCACACGCAGTTCCCGCCGGCGGCGGGCCAGGGCGACGACGGCTACGCGGGCCCGGAGACGCAGTTGGGGATGGCCCTGCACGAGGAGTCGGCGGCGGCCCAGCAGACGTCGTACCTGCCCCCGGTGACGGACGCGGGCCCCTACGAGGGCGGCTACGCGGGTTCGTACGGGGGCGGCGGCCGGCCCGGCGGGAGCGACGGCGGTCACGGAGTGCCGTACGGCGGCGGCCAGGACGCCGCGGGCGCGGGACGGTCCGGCGGCGCGGGACACGGCGACGGCTCGTACGGCGGCAGGCACGGCTCCCCGGCAGGGGGGCAGGCCGCGGGGCAGACCGGCGGCCCGGGGTACAGCGGTGGTACGGGCCACGCGGACGCGGCGCAGGCCGGCAGGCACGCGGCGCCGTTCGGAGGGGGCGGCCAGGGGCGGCCCGGTGGGTCCGCAGCGCCGTACGGCGGCGGTTCGCTCGGCGGGGGTACGGGGCCGGGCGGGCACCCGCAGGCGTACGCCCCCGGCGGCGCCGCGGGTGCGGGCTATCCGTCCCCGGCCGGGAGCGACGGCGCCGGCGCGCCGGCGCCGCAGGGGCCGGGGGCGGTCGAGGAGACGGCGTACCTGCCCCCGGTGACGGACGACGGCCCTCCCGGCTACGGCGGGACCGGCGCCGGAGCGGCCGCCGAGCAGACCGCCTACCTCCCGCCGGTCACCGGACACGAGCCCCCGGGCGGTGCCGGCGCCCAGTGGCCCGACGGCTGGGACCGCGGCGGCACGGGCCACCCCGGACCCGCGGGCCACCCCGGCACCCCGCAGGGGGCCCACGGCAGCGCAGGCGGCCACCCCGCCGCCGTGAACGGCCACCCCGGCGACGTCCACCCCGATGTCCCCGCCGCCGGCGCCCACGGCCGCCCGGACGCCCCCGCGGCCGGCTTCCCCGGCCCCGGCGGCCCCGAGACCGGCACCCTCTACGGCGCCCCCACCCTCCGCCGCCCCAAGCCCCCCGCCGAGGTGCTCCGCGAGGAGGGCACCTCCGTCCTCATAGCGCCCGGGCCGCAGCCCGCCGCGCTCACCGCCGTGCTCGCCGCCCTCCTCGCCGTCGCCGCCGCGCTCGACGTGCGGCCCGGCCTCGCCGTCGCCGTGGCGCTGCTCCAGGGCGTCACCGCCGCCGGCTGGTTCCGGCTCAACGGCATGTGGCCCGCCCGCGAGGGCATCGCCCTGGCCGCGGCCGCCGGGCTCACCGCGACCGGCGCCGTCCTCGCCGTCGACGAGGACGACGCCACGATCGCCGCGCTCGGCTCCCTCGGCGGCTGGTTCCTCCTCATCTGCCTCGTCCAACTGCGCAGCACCACCGCGCCCAAGGAGCGCCTCACCGCACTCAACGTCGCCCTCGCCGCCGCCACCCTCGCCGTCCTCGCCTCCGGCTACCTCGCAACCGAGCGGCACGCCGTCGTCGTCGGCGCCGTCGCGGTGGCCGCCGGGACGATGGGCCGCGCGGTGCCGCTGCCGCCGAACGCCTCGCCCGTCGCCGCGGTCGCCGCGGCCGGGGCGGGCGGGCTCGCGGCGGGGCTCGGCACCGACATGGGCGCGGCCGGCGGGCTGCTGGGGCTGGCGGCCGGGGTGTGCGTGCTCATCGCCGTCCGGGTGGCCAGCTACGACTACCCCTCGCGGTTCGTGCACATGACGGCCGGGGTCTCCCTGCCCCTCACGCTCTCGGTGCCCGCGGTCCACCTGCTCGGCCTGGCCCTGCTCTGACAGTGATGATGTCCGTGGTGACTCCGCAGGCGGGTCTGACCCGTGCTCTGACTGAGCCCCGGCCGCAGGCCGCCGCTCCCGCCAACCTGCGGGTACGGAGCCGTACACCTGTCTAAGCTCTCAGGCACGACCGACCGGGGGGCGGAGAACCGATGCGCGCGTTGAAGATCACAGCGGTGGTGCTGGTCGTGCTCGGCCTGCTCACGCTCGCCGCCGACCGCGTGGCGCTGAAGATGGCCGAGTCGGACGCGGCCGAGCGCATCGAGAAGGAGTACGGGTTCTCCCAGCGGCCCGAGATCGACATCAAGGGGTTCCCCTTCCTCACCCAGTTGATGTCGCGTGAGTTCGAGGCCGTGGACGTACGGATCGACGGCATCGACGCCACCGGCAGCGGCGGCCGCGCGCTGCGCCTGGACGGCGTGCGCGGCGAGTTGGAGGGGGTGCGGATCTCGGGCGACGACTGGGACCGGGCGACGGCGGACAAGGCCGACGGCAAGGTGACGATCAGGTACGAGGACATCTCGGCGGCGCTGCCGGTGGTGAAGGTCTCGTACGGCGGGAAGGGCGCGGCCGGCGAGAACAAGGTGAAGGCGACGGTCGGCACGTCCTTCCTCGGGCAGCGGCTGGAGGAGTCGCTGCTCGGCAAGGTGAGCGTGGTCGACGGCGACACGATCCGGCTGCGCGCGACCGGGGTCGACAACCTCGGGGGTGTACCGGGTCTGGAGGACTACGTCCGCGACCACATGAACTACAACTGGACGATCAACGACCTGCCGCCCGGTATACGCCTGACGGACGTCGAGGTGCGGAAGGACGGCATCGTCGTCACGGGCAGCGGCACGGACGTGGAACTGGGCGACGAGCGCTCGGCCGGGAAGTGAGCGGGCGCACCGCCCCCGCCCGCCGGTCCACGGCACCGACACGGCCGCCGTACGCCGCGGAGACCCGCCGCCGTCCGTAAGCTGAGACCCTCGCGTCCATACCGTAGAAACCCCGCCCCCGCCACCCCCCGTCCGCCCGGCCGCGCGACCCCGCCGCCCCACCCTTCGTCCCGCATCCCGGACGAAGCCGTCTCATTATCCGACACAACGGTGACACATGCGCACGTCCCTCCGTACGATCGACCGCATGCTGTGCTCGATGAGCGGTCCCCGCCCCCGGGGACAGGCAGATCACCTGACCCAGCGGCGCGCCGTCGACCTGTGCCGCGTCGCCGCCATGCTCTGTCGCACCGCCTGACCGGGGTCCGGGTCCGCAGCTCCCGCCCCCAGCCGGGTCCGTGCCTCCCCGCACCGCCCGCCCGGCTGTCCCCACACTCCGCCCCCGGCGCTCCGCCCTGCCTGCTGCGCGCGCCGGCGGCACACCCGCCCGTACCCCTGTCTCAGCGCTCCGGAGGAGAGAAGCAGATGAGTCGCCGCAGTGACGTCCTGGTGGACGCCGACTGGGTCGAGGCCAACCTCGACAACCCGAAGGTCGTCCTCGTCGAGGTCGACGAGGACACCGCCGCGTACGACAAGAACCACATCAAGAACGCCGTCCGCATCGACTGGAAGACCGACCTCCAGGACCCGGTGCGCCGCGACTTCGTCGACCAGGCCGGATTCGAGAAGCTGCTGTCCGAGCGCGGCATCGCCAACGACGACACGGTCGTCCTCTACGGCGGCAACAACAACTGGTTCGCCGCGTACGCCTACTGGTACTTCAAGCTCTACGGCCACGAGGACGTCAAGCTCCTCGACGGCGGCCGCAAGAAGTGGGAGCTGGACTCCCGCGACCTGGTCGCCGAGGTGCCGCAGCGCGCGGCGACCGCGTACAGGGCCAAGCCGCAGGACACCGCCATCCGCGCCTTCCGCGACGACGTCGTGGCCGCGATCGGCACCCTCAACCTCGTCGACGTCCGCTCCCCCGACGAGTTCTCCGGCAAGCTGCTGGCCCCGGCGCACCTGCCGCAGGAGCAGTCGCAGCGGCCCGGGCACGTGCCCTCCGCGCGGAACATCCCGTGGTCGAAGTCGGCCAACGACGACGGCACCTTCAGGTCGGACGAGGAGCTGAAGGAGCTGTACGAGGGCGAGGGCGTGGACCTGTCCAAGGACACCATCGCCTACTGCCGCATCGGCGAGCGCTCGGCGCACACCTGGTTCGTGCTGCACGAGCTGCTGGGCCAGGAGAACGTCAAGAACTACGACGGCTCCTGGACCGAGTACGGCTCGCTCGTCGGCGTGCCGATCGAGCTGGGCGCCAACGACTGACGCTGACCGCCCGGTCACACCCCGAGAAAGGACACCACCCTTCATGTGCGGAGCCAAGGCAGGCGGCCCCGACGCCGCCAGCGTCAAGGCCGGCGAGACCACCATCCAGGGCTCCGTGACCCGCGACGGCGAGCCCGTCACCGGTTACGTGCGGCTGCTGGACGCCTCCGGCGAGTTCACCGCCGAGGTGCCGACCTCGGCCACCGGCCAGTTCCGGTTCTACGCCGCGGAGGGCACCTGGACCGTACGCGCCCTGGTGCCCGGCGCCACCGCCGACCGCACCGTGGTCGCCCGGCAGGGCGGCCTCTCGGAGGTCGCGATCGCGGTCTGAGACCGCGCGGTCGCGCGAAGCCCCGCACCGCCTCCCCGGCGTACCGTGGAGGTATGCGGGGCTTCCGCCGTTCCGGCGTCCAGACGGACCCCCGCGCGCCGCGGAGTCAGCCGCGGCGCCGGAGGCGGTACCTCCTGCTGATGGGCACCGCGGTGCTGCTCTTCGTCCTCGGCGGCGCCGTCGTCGCCCCCTTCTCCGCACCCGCCGCGATCGCCATGTGCGTGGCCGCGGCGGCCCTCGTGCCGGTGGCAGTGATCATCGGCAACCGGCGGGAGAAGGGCGACAAGTGGTGGGACGAGAAGTGACTCAGTAGACGAGGGCCTGGCTGCCGTCCGCCATCGCCTCGCTGACGAAGACCTGCGCCCCCGCGATCCGCACGCCCTCCAGCACGTCCTTCTCCTCGATCCCGCGGCGCGCGGCGCACTGCGTGCACAACGTGATCCGCCCGCTCGCCAGCACCCCGTCGATCAGCTCCGGCAGCGGCGCGGCGTGCGGCAGCTCGAACTCCGCGGCCCGCCCGGGCAGCGCGAACCAGGCGGACTCGCCGGTCAGCCAGAGCGACACCTCCACCCCGCTGGCGGCGGCGACGGCCGCCACCGTGAACGCCTGGGAGCAGCGCTCCGGCGCATCCGTACCCGCGGTCACCTTGATCACAAGCTTCTTGGCCATGCGCCAACTGTAGGGAGTGCCGCGAGGGTGACATTCTCGCGGCACCGCGCGCTGTACAGGTATGGACCGGAGCAGGGGGCGCTTGTGACCTTTCCCGACGGAACGAGCGGCCCGCAGGCGGCCGACGACCCGCCGACGACCAGGCTCACGCCGATCAGACCCGACACCCGGCCCCCGGGGGCCTCGTCGTACGGGACGTTCGGGAGCCCGGCGCAGGGAGCGTACGGGAGCACGGCACAGGGGACGTACGGCAGCACGGCCGCGGCAGCCGGACCGGCGCCGGAGGCGGGCGGCAGGGCGCGCCGCCGCGGAAAGCGCACCGCGCTGCTGCTGGCCGCCGCCGTGCTCGCGGGCGCCCTCGGCGGCGTCGCCTACGGCTACTTCGAGCAGGCCGGCAACCCCCCGACCCCGCTCCCCCCGCTCAACCAGCCGGGCCTCGCCCACCCCGACAAGCCGCTGCCCGCCGGCGAGGCGGAGCCGCTGTCCGCCGCGCAGGACCGCCGGGTGAAGACGGACGGCGACCTGCGCGAGCTGCTCGTCTCCCGGCCGGACGGGACGGTCGACGCCGAGATCGACATCGGCGGCGAGGGCCGGGGCTGGCTCGCGCCGTATGAGGTGGCGGCCGACACGGGTGCGCCCGAGGAAGTGCTCACGTTCATGCTGGAGAACGGGCTGCGGCGGACCGCGTTCACCGCGTGGCGCAACGAGGGGGACACCGAGTCCGTCGTCATGATCAACCTCTACCAGTTCCGCAACGACGCCACCGCGGGCTCCGTGGACTACCTGGAGAACCAGCAGTTGTACTCCTCCCTCGGTCCCGGCGGCCGGGTGCCAGCCGTGTCGCTGAAGGGCTCCGCGGACGGCATGGCCTACTTCCCCGAGGAGCCGTTCCAGGAGGCCGGGGTGCCGCCGCTCTACCAGGGCATGGCCATTGCGCGCCGCGGCGACATCGTGATGGAGATCTACCAGATCGAAAGCTCCCCGCTGGAGCAGAAGGATCTGAAGAAGCTCGCCGAACGCCAGTTGGAGCGCCTGTGACCGGCCACTACCCCGCATCCGTCCCGCCGCCGGCCGGCGCGCCCGCTCCGCCCCCGCCGGCCGCCCCGCGGTCCGGGCGGCGGCGGCTCGTGCCCGCCGTGCTGGCCGCGGTGCTCGTCGCCGGGGCGGCGGCCACCGGGGTCGTCGTCACCGCGCTGAAGGTCCAGGGCGCCGACCGCGGCGCCGGCGGCACCGACGTGTGGCAGAAGCCCGAGGAGCGCGGTCTGGAGGGCGACGCCGCCAAGGACCCGGGCGTGGCCGCGCCCCCCGGCGGCCCGATCGGCGACGCGCTGCTGCCGATGCCGACGGGCTACCACCCGGGCCCGGACATCGACGAGTTCGGCAACGACACCGTCCTCACCGCCAAGCAGGCGGAGGCCGTCTACGAGCAGAGCGCGCGCGGACTGCCGCCCGACCAGCGGCGGTTGCAGCTCGACGCGCTGGACGACCTCGAACTGAAGGGGATGGCCATGCGGTCCTACGCGGCCGACGAGTCCGACCTCGTCGTCGAGGTGCAGCTCGCCGAGCTGTCGGGCGAGGGCAGGGCGGCGGGGCTCGCGGCCGTACAGGAGGAGCTGACGCGGACGATGGACCTCTTCGAGGAGGGGCCGAAGGTCGACGGGCACAAGAGCGCCGCGTGCTTCCTGGTGCCCGAGACCGCCCTCAGCGCGGAGGGCGACGCGGTGAAGATGATGACCTGCTCGGCGGCCAAGGGCGAGATGCTGGTCACGGTCACGGCGTACGGCCCCGCCGGGCACGGCAAGCGGGCGGTGCAGCTCCTGGAGAAGCAGCTCGACCACATCGACGCCCCGGGGAAGTCCATATGAGCGGCTACGACCCGGACCCCCGGCACCCGGACCCCACCCCGCTGCCGTCCCACGCGGCCCCGCCGCAGCAGCCCCAGCAGCAGCCGCAGGCCCAGCAGGCCCCGTCCCAGCCGCAGTACGGGCAACCGCCGCACCAGCAGCCGCAGTACGCGCAGCCCGCGCCCGAACCCGCCGCGCCCGCCCCCGCGTACGCCCAGCAGCCCCCGTCCCCGTACCAGGGCCAGGTCCAGGGCCAGGTCCTGCCGCATCCCCCGCCGCCCGCGCCGCCCAGGCCGCCCCGCCGGTGGCTGCGCCCCGCCCTGCGCTGGGGCGCCGCCGTCCTGCTGCTGGCCGGCGCCGCGTTCGGCTCCGCGTACGCCGTCACCGGCGCCGAGCGCGGCGACCTGCCGGGACTGGCCACCGAGAGCGACGGCCGCTGGGACTACCCCGAGCTGGAGCTGCCCCCGCTGCCCGAGGGCAAGCCGCCCCCGTTCGCACCCGCCAACGCCGGCGAGATCCACCACGCCGACCTCCGCGACCTGCTGCTGCCCGCCCCCGCGGGCGCCGAGGACGACGACGGGCTGAAGACCGAGGACGGCTGGCTGGCGCCCGCCGACTTCACCTCCGTCTACGCCAAGGGGGAGCGCGAGGAGCTGCGGCAGGCGCTCACCGACGACGCCGTGCGCCACATCGCCGCCACCGGCTGGACCATGCCCGACGGCACCCGCGCCCGGATCTACCTGCTGCAGTTCAACACGGCCTCCCTCGCCGCGCACTTCTACGACGAGCAGCTCGCCGGCGGCATCTCCACCGCCCGGGACCTCACCGGCGCCCCCGAGGTGGCGGTCGACGAGCGCTGGTCGGACAAGGACCAGTTGCCGGAGATCGAGCTGTACGTGTACGACGAGGCGAAGCCGCGCGGCAAGGAGCACGTCCGGCAGGCGTACGTCGTCGCCGGCGACACCGTGGGCCTCGTCACCGTCGAGGCGCCCGGGGAGGCGGAGCTGGTCCCGTTCCAGCAGACCCTCGTCCTCCAGCACCAGCTCCTCGGCTGACCCCGCCCGGCACCCGCGCCCGGCGCCCGCCGGGCCGGTGCCGGGCCCGGCGGTTAGACTCGCTGGCGGTACGTCCCTCACCGTTACGGAGCGCCCCCGTGCTTGTCGTCACCTTCGACATCCTGCTCGCGCTGGTCTGCGTGGGCACACTCGCCTTCGCCGGCCTGGTCGTGAAGAAGCTGTACCAGGGCCAGCGCTGACGATGCCGATCGAAATCCCCTCCGACCTGCACAAGGACCTGGTCCCGCTGGCGTTCCTGCTGGGCGACTGGCAGGGTGCGGGCGTCTTCGACTTCCCCGGCAGCGAGAAGTGCAACTTCGGCCAGGAGGTGCGCTTCG
The Streptomyces sp. CNQ-509 DNA segment above includes these coding regions:
- a CDS encoding ABC transporter ATP-binding protein, yielding MRMFSGPPVERSLDFRGSAVRLLRTLRPDRTLIRVILVLGAAGVALTVAGPKLLGHATDLVVAGVYGDRVDTGSARASDGIDFDAVGRTLLWAALVYAAAWGLGLAQARLTAVVVQRAVFRLREEVEAKLSRLPLSYFDRHQRGEILSRTTNDIDNVGQSLQQTMSQIVTSLLTIAGVLAVMFWISPLLALVALVTVPLSITVATRVGKRAQPQFVAQWASTGKLNAHIEEMYTGHSLVQVFGRREEAAETFRKENDELFRAGYRAQFISGLIQPAMMCIGNLNYVLVAVVGGLRVASGALSIGDVQAFVQYSRQFSQPLGQIASMANLVQSGVASAERVFELLDADEQEPDAATPARPAEPVRGEVAFESVSFSYDPEKPLIEDLSLTVRPGQTVAIVGPTGAGKTTLVNLLMRFYEVAGGRILLDGVDVAEMSREELRAQIGMVLQDTWLFGGTIAENIAYGAPAGTPHEKIVAAAKATHVDRFVRTLPDGYDTVIDEEGTGVSAGEKQLVTIARAFLAEPAILVLDEATSSVDTRTEVLIQHAMAELRTGRTSFVIAHRLSTIRDADVILVMESGTIVEQGTHEELLASEGAYARLYQAQFAEPAAETI
- a CDS encoding ABC transporter ATP-binding protein; the protein is MLVRILRAHLRPYRRDLGWIVALQLVATVTTLYLPTLNADIIDHGVIPGDNGYILRTGGWMIVFSVVQFCAAGGAVFLGARTATALGRDMRASVFDRVQSFSAREMARFGAPSLITRTTNDVQQIQMLALMTFTMMVAAPIMCVGGIVMALNQDVPLTSLLLVVVPAVGVVVALIVRRMRPLFRSMQKRIDEVNRIMREQITGIRVIRAFVRDGHEQRRFGTANADLRDVGVRAGRLLALLFPTPMLAVNLSSVAVVWFAAGRIESGAMDVGALTAFLSYLMYILSSVMMATFMFMMIPRAEVCAERIQEVLDTESSVVPPAAPVPAAAEPRERGRLDLRGVGFRYPGAEEPVLKDVDLEARPGRTTAVIGSTGSGKSTLLALVPRLFDATGGSVEVGGVDVRDLDPAALALAIGYVPQKPYLFSGTVASNLRYGKPDATDDELWDALRTAQAADFVREMDGGLDAAVAQGGSNVSGGQRQRLAIARALVHRPDIYLFDDSFSALDYATDAALRAALARRLGDATVVIVAQRVATIRDADRIVVLDAGRVAGAGTHTELMAANETYREIVLSQLTEEEAAA
- a CDS encoding MoaD/ThiS family protein; this encodes MAANGTIRYWAAAKAAAGTAEEPYAADTLAEALAAAGARHGEELTRVLARCSFLVDGRAVGKRDHAGVALADGGTVEVLPPFAGG
- a CDS encoding DUF2993 domain-containing protein → MRALKITAVVLVVLGLLTLAADRVALKMAESDAAERIEKEYGFSQRPEIDIKGFPFLTQLMSREFEAVDVRIDGIDATGSGGRALRLDGVRGELEGVRISGDDWDRATADKADGKVTIRYEDISAALPVVKVSYGGKGAAGENKVKATVGTSFLGQRLEESLLGKVSVVDGDTIRLRATGVDNLGGVPGLEDYVRDHMNYNWTINDLPPGIRLTDVEVRKDGIVVTGSGTDVELGDERSAGK
- a CDS encoding putative leader peptide, which encodes MSGPRPRGQADHLTQRRAVDLCRVAAMLCRTA
- a CDS encoding sulfurtransferase, with product MSRRSDVLVDADWVEANLDNPKVVLVEVDEDTAAYDKNHIKNAVRIDWKTDLQDPVRRDFVDQAGFEKLLSERGIANDDTVVLYGGNNNWFAAYAYWYFKLYGHEDVKLLDGGRKKWELDSRDLVAEVPQRAATAYRAKPQDTAIRAFRDDVVAAIGTLNLVDVRSPDEFSGKLLAPAHLPQEQSQRPGHVPSARNIPWSKSANDDGTFRSDEELKELYEGEGVDLSKDTIAYCRIGERSAHTWFVLHELLGQENVKNYDGSWTEYGSLVGVPIELGAND
- a CDS encoding DUF1416 domain-containing protein, with the translated sequence MCGAKAGGPDAASVKAGETTIQGSVTRDGEPVTGYVRLLDASGEFTAEVPTSATGQFRFYAAEGTWTVRALVPGATADRTVVARQGGLSEVAIAV
- a CDS encoding DUF3099 domain-containing protein, whose product is MRGFRRSGVQTDPRAPRSQPRRRRRYLLLMGTAVLLFVLGGAVVAPFSAPAAIAMCVAAAALVPVAVIIGNRREKGDKWWDEK
- a CDS encoding DsrE family protein, with amino-acid sequence MAKKLVIKVTAGTDAPERCSQAFTVAAVAAASGVEVSLWLTGESAWFALPGRAAEFELPHAAPLPELIDGVLASGRITLCTQCAARRGIEEKDVLEGVRIAGAQVFVSEAMADGSQALVY